Genomic window (Devosia chinhatensis):
GACAGCGCAATTGCTCAAGGCCGGTTATGCGGTCACCGCGCTCGACAATGACGGTGCGCGGCTTGAACGGCTCAACACCAATATGGCGCGGCTAGGCTACACGCCCTACGTCGTCGAGGCTGATGCCGCGACCTTTGCGCCGGGCACGCCTTTCCAGGGCATCCTGCTCGATGCACCCTGTTCGGCCACGGGCACGTTTCGTCGCCACCCCGAAGTCCTGCGCCATCGCAGCGCCCATGACATTGCCGGCCGCGTCAGACTGCAACAGGCGTTGCTGACCAACGCCTTCCGCTGCCTCGAAATCGGAGGCACGTTGATTTATTGCACCTGTTCGCTTGAGCCTGAAGAGGGCGAGGCGCAGGTGGATTGGGCTTTGCATGCCTTGCCGGGCCTGGAGCTCGCGCCGATAGCACCCGCCGAACTGGTTGGTCTGGAACAGGCCGTGACAGCCGATGGTCTGGTGCGCACCCATCCCGGGATGAATCCGGGCGGTGGAAAACCAGGAATGGACGGGTTCTTCGTGGCGCGATTCCGCCGAACACGGTAAAGAAAGCGTGAAGCCGATGCGGGGAAGGCACCGGCGAGGACGCGTAGTGACCAAGAAGGCAATCACCCTGGGACAGGCGAGTTGAGCGGGCGGCTGATCGATAGCGGTCGCCAGCTTGCTTTGGGCTTGGCCGATTCGCTGGTGACAATGCCGCTGCTGCGCTGGACATGGCGCGGACAGGGCGAAACAGCGTTTGCGGGAGACCTGCCCGATTTCCGGCCGGCCGACCGCGAGGCGGTCCGCGAGATGATGTCGGGTCGGTACCTGCTGGCCTCCAAACTTTTCGAAACCGGCGGCGCATCGCCATTTTCCCTCGATGTCGATCACCCCGACTGGTGGAACAATCTGCATTCCTTTTCCTGGCTCCGTCATTTCCGTGACGTGCGCGACACCGGAGAACGCCTCTTCGCGCGTACGCTGGTGCTGGACTGGATTGGTCGTGAGGGCCAGTTCGAGCGCGACAGCTGGACGCTGACCCTGACCACCCAGCGTGTGCTCAATTGGCTGCGACACCTGACATTCCTGCTTGACGGGGCGACGCCCGACCAGGCCCGGACCATCCAGCGCAGCCTGGGAACGCAGGTACAAAGCCTCAAGGTCCGTGGATCTTTGGCAGCCGATCCGGTGGAAACGCTCTTTGCGGCCATCGGACTTCTGGGCGCAGAACTGTGCATCACCCTCGACTTGCCCGATATCGATGCGGCCGTCACCCGGCTGGATACGCTGTTGGCCCGCCAGCTGGACGCTGAGGGCCTTCATCTCTCGCGCAACCCCAGGTTGCAATTGTCGCTTCTGACCGAGCTGACCAGCCTCAAGCGGGCTTTGGGACGGCATGGCAATGCCAACACGGCCGAATTGTCGAACCGCATCGACCGCATGCATGAGGCCCTCGATGCCTTGACGCTATCGAGTGGCGAGCCGGTCTATTTCAATGGCTGTGGTCAGGTGCCGCACGATGTCCTTGTGGCAGTGCAGTCCAACGGTCCCACCGCTTCACGCCATTCCGCCCTTTTGGGCGGCTATGGGATCGTGCGGGCCGGCGCAAGCGTGGTGATCGCCGATTCCGGACTGCGCCCGCCCCCCGGTTTTGATCAGGAGAGTCATGCCGGCGGCCTTGCCTTCGAATTTTCTCATGGCAGCGAACTGATCGTGGGCTCCTGTGGCCCCGCTCCCTCCGATATGCCTGAGAGCCGCGACCTGTTCCGCCAGACCATCGCTCATTCGGCGCCGACCATAGACGACGAAGACCACGCCCCACGGGGCAAGGCCACGCCTGCCCTCGCGCTCGATACTGCGCAACATATGCTGTCGCTGACCTCGGTGGGATACGGCCCGGCCTTCGGCGCCGAGATCGAGCGCCGTCTGACCTTGCTCGCCGATGGCACGACCCTTGTCGGCCAGGACCGCATCCTTGCCACCGGCCAGACACAGACCGGCCGCATGGCCATACGCTTCCATCTTGCCCCCGGCATCAAGGTCCGGCGCAGCGGCGGCGAAGGCATGGCCCGTCTGATCCTGCCCAACGGCATGGTCTGGAGTTTTCTTTGGGAAGGGGCGAGCGTCCATGAGGAAGACAGCGTGCGTCAATCGTCCTATCTCGGGTTTCACCGCACCACTCAATTGGTTCTCGAAACCGATGTGACGCCCGGCGCGGAAGTCGCCTGGATCTTCACGCTCGAGCAACAATAGGACCGCCGGAGCCATGACTTTGCGGCCTGCTCGATAGGCTCGCCTAGTCCATACCCCATTGGCCTCTCGCCCTCTTCGTGCTAGCGAGCCGCTCAATCCTCATCAATTGACGGCGAGACACATTCCATGGGCAAGACGGTACAGGTCGGGCGGGCACTGCTTTCGGTATTCGACAAATCCGGCATGGCCGATTTCGCGCGGGATCTCTCCGCCGCTGGTGTTGAGCTGGTCTCGACCGGTGGCACGCAGCGTCTGATCGCCGAAGCCGGTCTGCCGGTGCGGGAAATTGCTGACCTGACCGGCTTTCCCGAAATGATGGATGGCCGGGTCAAGACGCTCCATCCCAAGGTCCATGGCGGGCTTCTGGCGGTGCGCGACAATCCGGAACACAAGGCCGCCATGGACCTGCACGAAATCGGCCCTATCGATCTCGTTGCCGTCAATCTCTACCCGTTCGAAAAGACCGTCGCCTCCGGCGCCTCCTATGATGAGATCATCGAAAACATCGATATCGGCGGACCGGCCATGGTGCGCTCCGCCGCCAAAAACCATGCTTTCGTGACGGTCGTCGTCGATCCAGCAGACTATCCCGCGATCCTTGAGGCCATGAAGGCTGGCGGTATTCCCTTCGAGATGCGCCAGAAGCTGGCCGCCAAGGCCTATGCCCGAACCGCCGCCTATGACAGCGCCATCTCGACCTGGTTTGCCAGGGAAATCGACTTTGCCGATGTGAGCTATCGCAGCTTCGCCGGCACGCTGAGCGAAGTGATGCGCTATGGCGAAAATCCGCATCAATGGGCGGCGTTCTACAAAAATGGCGATAATCGCCCAGGCGTTGCCACCGCCACCCAGGTGCAGGGCAAGACGCTCAGCTATAACAATATCAATGATACCGACGCGGCCTTCGAGTTGGTCTCCGAATTCGATTCCGCAGAAACGGCGGCCGTTGCCATCATAAAGCACGCCAATCCCTGCGGCGTCGCCGTGGCGGGCGATCTGAAGACCGCCTATCTCAAGGCATTGCGCACCGATCCTGTATCCGCCTTTGGCGGCATCGTCGCCACCAACCGGGAGATCGACGCTGAAACCGCCACCGAGATCGTCAAGGTATTCACCGAAGTCATCGTCGCCCCGTCGGCCACCCAGGAAGCGCAGGACATCATCGCTGCCAAGAAGAACCTGCGCCTGCTGCTGACCGGCGGCATGGCCGACCCCAAGGCCGATGGCCTCCTGGTCAAGTCGGTGGCCGGCGGTCTTCTGGTACAGGGTCGCGACAACAAGAATGTCGATGATTGCGACCTCAGGGTCGTCACCCGGCGCCAGCCCAGCGCGCAGGAGCTCATCGACTTGAAACTGGCCGCCAAGGTCGCAAAACACGTCAAGTCCAACGCCATCATCTACGTTAAGGACGGCGCGACGGCCGGCATCGGCGCCGGACAGATGTCCCGCGTGGATTCGGCGCGCGTTGCCCACCGTAAATCGATCGACGCTGCCCAGGCCGCTGGATTGGAAGGCGCACTGACCGAGGGTTCGGTGGTCGCTTCGGACGCCTTCTTCCCGTTTGCCGACGGCCTTGAGGCCCTCGTCGCTGCCGGCGCCACAGCGGTCATTCAGCCCGGTGGGTCCATGCGCGACGACGAAGTGATCGCGGCCGCGGATGCCGCAGGCATTGCCATGGTCATGACCGGAATGCGCCACTTCCGGCACTAATCCTCGATAGCCACATTACGAAATTGTAATTTCTACGCATCGGGAATTTAAGGGCTTTTTGACCCCCGCCATGCCAGTTTAGCCGCCGCCGAACCCAATCGTGTGGCGGCAAGGCAGGCTCATGCGCGTCCCTATTCCTCGTGATCTCTCCAGCCTGTTGCAAGCCGGAATGTGGCGCTCGCTCGCCTCCTTGGGCATCAAGGTGGGGACGGCGGGGCTGACCTATCTCACCTATGTTGTGCTGTCGCGGACGCAGACGCCGGACGAATATGGCCACTTTGCCTTCGGCCTTGCCCTCGCCACGGTGCTGGCG
Coding sequences:
- a CDS encoding heparinase II/III family protein, whose product is MSGRLIDSGRQLALGLADSLVTMPLLRWTWRGQGETAFAGDLPDFRPADREAVREMMSGRYLLASKLFETGGASPFSLDVDHPDWWNNLHSFSWLRHFRDVRDTGERLFARTLVLDWIGREGQFERDSWTLTLTTQRVLNWLRHLTFLLDGATPDQARTIQRSLGTQVQSLKVRGSLAADPVETLFAAIGLLGAELCITLDLPDIDAAVTRLDTLLARQLDAEGLHLSRNPRLQLSLLTELTSLKRALGRHGNANTAELSNRIDRMHEALDALTLSSGEPVYFNGCGQVPHDVLVAVQSNGPTASRHSALLGGYGIVRAGASVVIADSGLRPPPGFDQESHAGGLAFEFSHGSELIVGSCGPAPSDMPESRDLFRQTIAHSAPTIDDEDHAPRGKATPALALDTAQHMLSLTSVGYGPAFGAEIERRLTLLADGTTLVGQDRILATGQTQTGRMAIRFHLAPGIKVRRSGGEGMARLILPNGMVWSFLWEGASVHEEDSVRQSSYLGFHRTTQLVLETDVTPGAEVAWIFTLEQQ
- the purH gene encoding bifunctional phosphoribosylaminoimidazolecarboxamide formyltransferase/IMP cyclohydrolase, producing the protein MGKTVQVGRALLSVFDKSGMADFARDLSAAGVELVSTGGTQRLIAEAGLPVREIADLTGFPEMMDGRVKTLHPKVHGGLLAVRDNPEHKAAMDLHEIGPIDLVAVNLYPFEKTVASGASYDEIIENIDIGGPAMVRSAAKNHAFVTVVVDPADYPAILEAMKAGGIPFEMRQKLAAKAYARTAAYDSAISTWFAREIDFADVSYRSFAGTLSEVMRYGENPHQWAAFYKNGDNRPGVATATQVQGKTLSYNNINDTDAAFELVSEFDSAETAAVAIIKHANPCGVAVAGDLKTAYLKALRTDPVSAFGGIVATNREIDAETATEIVKVFTEVIVAPSATQEAQDIIAAKKNLRLLLTGGMADPKADGLLVKSVAGGLLVQGRDNKNVDDCDLRVVTRRQPSAQELIDLKLAAKVAKHVKSNAIIYVKDGATAGIGAGQMSRVDSARVAHRKSIDAAQAAGLEGALTEGSVVASDAFFPFADGLEALVAAGATAVIQPGGSMRDDEVIAAADAAGIAMVMTGMRHFRH